Proteins encoded in a region of the Saccharothrix ecbatanensis genome:
- a CDS encoding amylo-alpha-1,6-glucosidase yields MDDFSVREIPFSCSGAWFGISAVVGLAAYAEDLHLVSHRNGMHAVLSLVPMLAGARVPVEVNANPALLTWSAGRARVAAAFESPSALRISGDGLGLRIAAADDTLTPFTGTHFFRDPVTSSYVFTSYETGHRYRVTVLAGQEVSAGGSALGTAERAVVVGGDGGEWELVVEEMTTTRGRFSTTATFSDVVAASRRSFDRFADEVAPWRSDRTPAAELACYVLWSATVSPAGFLGRPAVLMSKNWMDKVWSWDHCFNALALAPGAPGLAWDQLQVVFDHQTTEGALPDSITHAEVLHNFVKPPIHGWAVGKLRSKLPGGIPVAELPVLYRQLEAWTTFWLDHRRAPDQPFPHYEHGNDSGWDNSTIFDEQRLVQSADLAAFLVVQMGELARLAREIGDPAAATRWEREAETMLNAMLTTLWDGSAFTSRALDGTTRATASLLDLMPVVLGADLPQDVHAKLAEGVARHLTAVGPATERPDSPHYEADGYWRGPVWAPSTVLIEDGLRRGGAVELADQVSARFRAVCEKSGFAENFDALTGEGLRDRAYTWTASAYLLLAAEAEARLTDGAPEHPATSAG; encoded by the coding sequence GTGGACGACTTCTCGGTGCGGGAGATCCCGTTCAGCTGTTCGGGGGCGTGGTTCGGCATCTCCGCGGTCGTGGGGCTCGCCGCCTACGCCGAGGACCTGCACCTCGTGTCCCACCGCAACGGCATGCACGCGGTGCTGTCGCTGGTGCCGATGCTGGCCGGCGCCAGGGTGCCCGTCGAGGTCAACGCCAACCCCGCGCTGCTCACCTGGAGCGCGGGCCGGGCGAGGGTCGCGGCGGCGTTCGAGTCACCCTCGGCGCTCCGGATCTCCGGCGACGGCCTCGGCCTGCGCATCGCCGCGGCGGACGACACCCTGACCCCGTTCACCGGAACGCACTTCTTCCGCGACCCCGTCACCTCGTCGTACGTCTTCACCTCCTACGAGACCGGGCACCGCTACCGGGTGACGGTGTTGGCCGGACAGGAGGTCTCAGCCGGTGGCTCCGCGCTCGGCACGGCGGAACGGGCGGTCGTCGTCGGCGGGGACGGCGGGGAGTGGGAACTCGTGGTGGAGGAGATGACGACCACCCGCGGGCGGTTCTCCACCACCGCGACGTTCTCCGACGTGGTGGCCGCCTCGCGGCGCTCCTTCGACCGGTTCGCGGACGAGGTCGCGCCGTGGCGCTCCGACCGCACCCCGGCCGCCGAACTCGCCTGCTACGTGCTGTGGTCGGCCACGGTGAGCCCGGCGGGCTTCCTCGGCCGTCCCGCGGTGCTGATGTCGAAGAACTGGATGGACAAGGTCTGGAGCTGGGACCACTGCTTCAACGCCCTCGCGCTCGCACCGGGAGCGCCCGGACTGGCGTGGGACCAGCTCCAGGTCGTGTTCGACCACCAGACCACGGAAGGTGCGTTGCCGGACTCGATCACGCACGCGGAGGTCCTGCACAACTTCGTCAAACCACCCATCCACGGCTGGGCGGTGGGCAAGCTGCGGTCGAAGCTGCCGGGCGGCATCCCGGTCGCCGAGCTTCCGGTGCTGTACCGGCAACTGGAGGCGTGGACGACGTTCTGGCTCGACCACCGCCGCGCGCCGGACCAGCCGTTCCCGCACTACGAGCACGGCAACGACAGCGGCTGGGACAACTCCACGATCTTCGACGAGCAGCGGCTCGTGCAGTCCGCGGACCTGGCGGCGTTCCTGGTGGTGCAGATGGGGGAACTGGCCCGGCTGGCCCGGGAGATCGGCGACCCGGCCGCCGCGACGCGGTGGGAACGGGAGGCCGAAACCATGCTGAACGCGATGCTGACGACGTTGTGGGACGGGTCGGCGTTCACCAGCCGAGCCCTTGACGGCACAACACGCGCCACGGCGAGCCTGCTCGACCTCATGCCCGTCGTCCTGGGCGCAGACCTGCCCCAGGACGTGCACGCGAAGCTCGCCGAGGGCGTCGCCCGGCACCTGACCGCGGTCGGCCCGGCCACCGAACGGCCCGACTCGCCCCACTACGAGGCCGACGGCTACTGGCGCGGCCCGGTGTGGGCGCCGTCGACCGTGCTCATCGAGGACGGCCTGCGCCGTGGCGGGGCGGTCGAACTCGCCGACCAGGTCAGCGCACGTTTCCGGGCGGTGTGCGAGAAGAGCGGCTTCGCCGAGAACTTCGACGCGCTCACCGGGGAGGGCCTGCGCGACCGCGCCTACACCTGGACCGCGAGCGCCTACCTGCTGCTCGCCGCGGAGGCCGAGGCCCGACTGACCGACGGCGCTCCGGAACACCCCGCCACGTCAGCGGGGTAG
- a CDS encoding RICIN domain-containing protein produces MSLTPARRRGRGLAVVIAVVASAISAVVAPAPAALAGDESISVNFAVAGGSPTYRASGWIYGMTEDAAGPADHFYRDVKFQSMRAGGAQLDGPGGWVSGKYDRRWNATRAQLLRTRSLGGEFILLPHDLWGADSYPISRFPGDNGNWTDYDNFLTRLINDVRATGVPVQWDLWNEPNLSAFWNRSQAQYFELWRRTYHRVRAAFPEQLIVGPSFAGVPTTNGTWWNQYLNFIRSSNTVPDIISWHSLPGDPVANVAAANATLDARGIPHPRPYQINEYGWTTEQNPGDGSWYIARLERAGADGLRAHWGSAGNLHNDLANLLTRNSAGQHLPKGEWWVYRYYGSQTGQIVSVTPSPAYDAFATKTPGVAKILVGGGGTTGNIAVNLQRLDITSGIVQNNQVRVVVQRIPYNGGGAVQGPVTIRNSVVTLSGNATTVNLPHSNADDSFTVTLLPPSDAGFQSVAVAQHSQQCLDNTDLGTADGNRQQQFYCEGGDQQLWNFRPVAGVANTYTVVNQQTGKCLDVNGVSSADGAAVQQWSCVAGAQNQQFALRKVTYSGNDPHDYQLVARHSGKCVDVSEISTAAGASIHQWTCNPANQSSPLNQTWRLWGR; encoded by the coding sequence ATGTCCCTCACACCCGCACGACGACGAGGCCGTGGACTCGCCGTGGTCATCGCGGTCGTCGCATCCGCGATATCGGCGGTGGTGGCACCCGCACCGGCCGCCCTGGCCGGCGACGAATCGATCTCCGTCAACTTCGCCGTCGCCGGCGGTTCCCCGACCTACCGGGCCTCCGGGTGGATCTACGGCATGACCGAGGACGCGGCCGGTCCCGCGGACCACTTCTACCGCGACGTGAAGTTCCAGTCCATGCGCGCCGGCGGCGCCCAGCTCGACGGCCCCGGCGGTTGGGTCTCGGGCAAGTACGACCGCCGGTGGAACGCGACCCGCGCCCAGCTCCTGCGCACCCGGTCGCTCGGCGGCGAGTTCATCCTGCTGCCCCACGACCTCTGGGGCGCGGACAGCTACCCGATCTCCCGCTTCCCGGGCGACAACGGCAACTGGACCGACTACGACAACTTCCTCACCCGCCTGATCAACGACGTGCGGGCGACGGGCGTCCCGGTGCAGTGGGACCTGTGGAACGAGCCGAACCTGAGTGCGTTCTGGAACCGGTCGCAAGCGCAGTACTTCGAGCTGTGGCGCCGCACGTACCACCGCGTCCGGGCCGCGTTCCCGGAGCAGTTGATCGTCGGCCCGAGCTTCGCGGGCGTGCCGACGACGAACGGGACGTGGTGGAACCAGTACCTCAACTTCATCCGCTCGTCCAACACGGTCCCGGACATCATCAGCTGGCACTCCCTGCCCGGCGACCCGGTGGCGAACGTGGCCGCGGCGAACGCCACTCTCGACGCTCGGGGCATTCCGCACCCCCGCCCGTACCAGATCAACGAGTACGGCTGGACGACCGAGCAGAACCCCGGTGACGGCTCCTGGTACATCGCACGCCTGGAACGAGCCGGGGCCGACGGCCTGCGCGCCCACTGGGGCAGCGCGGGAAACCTGCACAACGACCTGGCCAACCTCCTGACGCGCAACTCGGCGGGACAGCACCTGCCCAAGGGCGAGTGGTGGGTCTACCGCTACTACGGCTCGCAGACCGGGCAGATCGTCTCCGTCACGCCCAGCCCGGCCTACGACGCGTTCGCCACGAAGACGCCCGGTGTCGCGAAGATCCTGGTCGGCGGTGGCGGCACCACGGGCAACATCGCCGTCAACCTCCAGCGACTCGACATCACCAGCGGGATCGTGCAGAACAACCAGGTGCGGGTGGTGGTCCAACGCATCCCGTACAACGGCGGCGGCGCGGTCCAGGGACCGGTCACCATCCGCAACTCCGTCGTGACGCTGTCCGGCAACGCCACGACGGTCAACCTGCCCCACAGCAACGCCGACGACTCCTTCACCGTCACGCTCCTGCCGCCGTCCGACGCCGGCTTCCAGTCCGTGGCCGTCGCCCAGCACTCGCAGCAGTGCCTGGACAACACGGACCTGGGCACCGCCGACGGCAACCGTCAGCAGCAGTTCTACTGCGAGGGCGGCGACCAGCAGCTGTGGAACTTCCGCCCGGTCGCCGGAGTTGCCAACACGTACACCGTGGTCAACCAGCAGACCGGCAAGTGCCTCGACGTCAACGGCGTGTCCTCCGCCGACGGCGCTGCGGTGCAGCAGTGGAGCTGCGTCGCCGGCGCGCAGAACCAGCAGTTCGCGCTGCGCAAGGTCACCTACTCGGGCAACGATCCGCACGACTACCAGCTCGTGGCCCGGCACAGCGGCAAGTGCGTCGACGTCAGCGAGATTTCCACCGCCGCAGGCGCCTCGATCCACCAGTGGACCTGCAACCCCGCCAACCAGAGCAGCCCGCTCAACCAGACCTGGCGGCTCTGGGGTCGCTAG
- a CDS encoding serine/threonine protein phosphatase: MTPTRNARHRRLATFLASCGDVELAELVDTGRVGGVGVGGGSAVLDVDGVPVFVKRIPLTDLELAHPDSTANLFDLPVFCQYGIVSPGFNAWRELAANVVVTDAVLAGQTQSFPVLYHWRVLPGRSPIAAEHADVDAVVAALGGHPSVRVRLEALAAASSSLMLFCEYIPHPVPEWLREDPVGKAAAVERQFAQIVTFLRGRELLHMDAHLGNMRTDGERIYLCDFGLATSPHFDLSDVERDFAERHATHDAGYAAMRLVNWLVTDVCGVPVPAGGAPVARNEYVRRCAAGHIPDDVPPAVAAILSRHAPAAAKMNSFYWKLFGGDIHAEFPGL; this comes from the coding sequence ATGACGCCAACCAGGAACGCCCGTCACCGGAGACTCGCGACCTTCCTGGCGTCCTGCGGCGACGTCGAGCTCGCCGAGCTCGTGGACACGGGTCGGGTCGGCGGCGTGGGTGTGGGCGGCGGCTCGGCGGTCCTCGACGTCGACGGCGTGCCGGTGTTCGTCAAGCGGATCCCGCTGACCGACCTGGAGCTCGCCCACCCCGACTCCACCGCGAACCTGTTCGACCTGCCTGTGTTCTGCCAGTACGGCATCGTCAGCCCCGGGTTCAACGCGTGGCGCGAGTTGGCCGCGAACGTGGTCGTCACCGACGCCGTCCTGGCCGGCCAGACGCAGTCGTTCCCAGTGCTCTACCACTGGCGGGTGCTACCCGGCCGTTCGCCGATCGCTGCCGAGCACGCCGACGTCGACGCGGTTGTCGCCGCTCTGGGCGGCCACCCGTCCGTGCGTGTCCGCCTCGAAGCGCTGGCCGCCGCATCGTCCAGCCTCATGCTGTTCTGCGAATACATCCCGCACCCGGTGCCGGAGTGGCTGCGGGAGGACCCGGTGGGCAAGGCCGCGGCAGTCGAGCGGCAGTTCGCGCAGATCGTGACGTTCCTGCGCGGTCGAGAGCTGCTGCACATGGACGCACACCTCGGCAACATGCGCACCGACGGGGAACGGATCTACCTCTGCGACTTCGGACTGGCCACGTCGCCGCACTTCGACCTGTCCGATGTCGAGCGTGACTTCGCCGAACGCCACGCCACCCACGACGCCGGCTACGCCGCGATGCGACTGGTCAACTGGCTGGTGACCGACGTCTGCGGGGTGCCGGTGCCGGCCGGCGGCGCCCCGGTCGCACGCAACGAGTACGTACGCCGGTGCGCCGCCGGCCACATCCCGGACGACGTGCCGCCCGCCGTGGCCGCGATCCTGAGCCGGCACGCACCTGCCGCCGCGAAGATGAACTCCTTCTACTGGAAGCTGTTCGGCGGCGACATCCACGCGGAGTTTCCCGGCTTGTGA
- a CDS encoding discoidin domain-containing protein, with protein sequence MPEALARQRRRVLPLLVILAALIAGQVAAISSEARAAGVLLSQGKATTASSVENGGTPASAATDGNTDTRWSSAFTDPQWVSVDLGATATLDRVVLRWEAAYATAFQLQTSADGTTWTTVHTTANGAGGVQDIPVTGAGRHVRMLGTARATGYGYSLWEFQVYGTTGVSTGTPISQYKQVTASTWEGGNAPAAALDGRANTRWSSQFADNQWLRVDFGGVATVNRVELTWEGAYAKGYRIELSNDAVTWTQVYSTTTSAGGTERLTVGGTGRYLRLFATTRATGYGVSLWEFQVFGAVDTSASTPPLLSPPTKAPAVTGRFALTAPADNAMITGTRRPAFSWAAVPGAARYQVWLNISRTDYDFAASGNLIDLYTKVAEPTGTSYTPSWDIADRWTYRWFVVAVDGSGTTTASNIRTFSLYLPTLTTVDDGVRVVNGSRDLNRNGTIEPYEDWRQPVETRVNDVLGRMTLEEKAYQMFYNAQVFPRSGWHFGPAEAQDLHNALLGSTGTRLGIPFVTAGDTIAGYKTTYPLQSALAAAKNYPLDYKLGDMQRREQLEVGARGVLGPLAEVGTKVLYPRIQEGNGESSEVASAQVRALVAGLQGGPELNPASVLATVKHWPGEGAGGEALIVYDAVTIKYHTAPFRAAMEAGAVNIMPGYAGSSLLDPGGPGAGDSAKILAYLRQNLGYTGLITTDWLPSGSWVGAANAGSDVMGGADPGAAGFTMGGFTSAVPAARIDDAVRRVLRLKFKLGIFENPYGDPVNGPYRFHKPEYAGLANQASREAMTLLKNTGGVLPVRLNRGDNIVVAGPRADDTAACCIWTSYFHQEYGSQTMLEAIRGRAAQAGVNVHKDTGPSPKLAIVAVGEPSYTHATSWPNERPYLPPDQLALIQDFHRQGIPVVVALVLPRPYVITEWHDLASAIVVTYRGGEEMGPALASLLFGDYTPTGKLPWQLPRALSDVLRPGGTDTPADAVEQWDLPYDLGATAAERADIRARIDAGQPVPSTYGTPLYPFGAGRTTW encoded by the coding sequence GCAACACCGACACCCGCTGGTCCAGCGCGTTCACCGACCCGCAGTGGGTGAGCGTCGACCTGGGCGCCACCGCGACGCTGGACCGCGTGGTGCTGAGGTGGGAGGCCGCGTACGCGACCGCGTTCCAGCTCCAGACCTCCGCCGACGGCACCACGTGGACCACCGTCCACACCACTGCCAACGGCGCCGGCGGCGTGCAGGACATCCCCGTCACGGGCGCCGGCCGGCACGTGCGGATGCTCGGCACGGCCCGCGCCACCGGTTACGGCTACTCGCTGTGGGAGTTCCAGGTCTACGGCACGACCGGCGTCAGCACCGGCACGCCCATCTCCCAGTACAAGCAGGTCACGGCCTCCACGTGGGAAGGCGGCAACGCGCCCGCAGCGGCGCTCGACGGTCGCGCGAACACCCGCTGGTCCAGCCAGTTCGCCGACAACCAGTGGCTGCGCGTGGACTTCGGCGGCGTCGCCACCGTGAACCGGGTCGAGCTCACCTGGGAAGGCGCGTACGCCAAGGGCTACCGGATCGAGTTGTCCAACGACGCGGTGACCTGGACCCAGGTCTACTCGACCACCACCAGCGCCGGTGGCACGGAACGCCTCACCGTCGGCGGCACGGGCCGCTACCTGCGGTTGTTCGCCACCACACGCGCCACGGGCTACGGCGTCTCGCTCTGGGAGTTCCAGGTCTTCGGCGCCGTCGACACCTCCGCGAGCACGCCGCCGCTGCTGTCGCCGCCGACCAAGGCGCCGGCGGTGACGGGCCGGTTCGCCCTGACCGCGCCGGCCGACAACGCGATGATCACCGGCACCCGTCGTCCGGCGTTCTCGTGGGCCGCCGTGCCGGGCGCGGCGCGCTACCAGGTCTGGCTCAACATCAGCCGCACCGACTACGACTTCGCCGCGTCGGGCAACCTGATCGACCTGTACACCAAGGTCGCCGAGCCCACCGGCACGAGCTACACCCCGTCGTGGGACATCGCGGACCGGTGGACGTATCGCTGGTTCGTGGTGGCGGTGGACGGCTCCGGCACGACCACCGCGTCGAACATCCGCACGTTCAGCCTGTACCTGCCGACGTTGACGACCGTGGACGACGGTGTGCGGGTGGTGAACGGCAGCCGTGACCTGAACAGGAACGGCACGATCGAGCCGTACGAGGACTGGCGACAGCCCGTGGAGACGCGGGTGAACGACGTGCTCGGGCGGATGACGCTCGAGGAGAAGGCGTACCAGATGTTTTACAACGCCCAGGTGTTCCCCCGGTCGGGGTGGCACTTCGGGCCGGCGGAAGCGCAGGACCTGCACAACGCGCTGCTCGGGTCGACCGGGACGCGGCTCGGCATCCCGTTCGTGACGGCCGGCGACACCATCGCCGGGTACAAGACCACTTATCCGTTGCAGAGCGCCTTGGCGGCGGCGAAGAACTACCCGTTGGACTACAAGCTCGGCGACATGCAGCGGCGTGAGCAGTTGGAGGTCGGCGCGCGCGGGGTGCTGGGACCGTTGGCCGAGGTCGGCACGAAGGTGCTGTACCCGCGCATCCAGGAGGGCAACGGCGAGAGCTCGGAGGTCGCGTCGGCACAGGTGCGGGCGTTGGTGGCGGGCCTCCAGGGCGGGCCGGAGCTGAACCCGGCGTCCGTGCTGGCGACCGTGAAGCACTGGCCGGGTGAGGGCGCGGGCGGTGAGGCGTTGATCGTGTACGACGCGGTGACGATCAAGTACCACACGGCGCCGTTCCGGGCCGCGATGGAGGCCGGCGCGGTCAACATCATGCCGGGCTACGCGGGCAGTTCCCTGCTCGATCCCGGCGGTCCGGGCGCCGGGGACAGCGCGAAGATCCTCGCGTACCTGCGGCAGAACCTCGGGTACACCGGCCTGATCACGACCGACTGGCTGCCGTCCGGCTCGTGGGTCGGCGCGGCGAACGCCGGCTCCGACGTGATGGGTGGCGCGGATCCCGGAGCGGCCGGGTTCACCATGGGGGGATTCACCTCGGCGGTGCCGGCGGCGCGGATCGACGACGCGGTGCGCCGCGTGCTGCGGCTGAAGTTCAAGCTCGGGATCTTCGAGAACCCGTACGGCGACCCGGTCAACGGGCCGTACCGGTTCCACAAGCCCGAGTACGCGGGCTTGGCCAACCAGGCGTCGCGTGAGGCGATGACGTTGTTGAAGAACACGGGTGGTGTGCTGCCGGTGCGGCTCAACCGCGGTGACAACATCGTGGTGGCCGGTCCGCGTGCCGACGACACGGCGGCGTGCTGCATCTGGACCAGCTACTTCCACCAGGAATACGGCTCGCAGACCATGCTCGAAGCGATCCGCGGACGTGCCGCGCAGGCCGGGGTGAACGTCCACAAGGACACCGGGCCGTCACCGAAGCTGGCGATCGTCGCCGTCGGTGAGCCGTCCTACACCCACGCGACGAGTTGGCCGAACGAACGGCCGTACCTGCCGCCGGACCAACTCGCCCTGATCCAGGACTTCCACCGGCAGGGCATCCCGGTCGTGGTCGCCCTGGTCCTGCCCCGCCCGTACGTCATCACCGAGTGGCACGACTTGGCGAGCGCGATCGTCGTGACGTACCGCGGCGGCGAGGAGATGGGGCCTGCTTTGGCTTCGTTGCTGTTCGGGGACTACACGCCGACCGGCAAGCTGCCCTGGCAACTGCCCCGCGCCCTGTCCGACGTCCTGCGTCCCGGCGGCACCGACACACCGGCCGATGCCGTCGAGCAGTGGGACCTCCCCTACGACCTCGGCGCGACCGCCGCCGAACGTGCCGACATCCGCGCCCGGATCGACGCGGGCCAACCCGTGCCCAGCACCTACGGGACCCCGCTCTACCCGTTCGGGGCAGGCCGAACCACCTGGTAA